A genomic region of Pseudomonas sp. KU43P contains the following coding sequences:
- a CDS encoding site-specific integrase, whose translation MGHQIIEIRINGARRKVLVQEHIPAYYPNLYVTLEQSRRALNTQQKYLEHIGLFEDFLKFESIDLIARLEERPTSRYLTDDEISRFVADAALNKSTLAKKFAGIRMLPTAYSTVGSTHAQQRLEAVRDYTIFLYDKLGEEATRGAAIDDIVSRLNRKIKAAKPSWKKTSNNDIKGLSTAERDRLLEIMHPESATNPFANKAIKLRNYIILLLGIDMGLRRSEMLLIKVGDIRWHSRELSVINLINEEIDPRTLAPQFKTHERILEMGDDLAWALKRYIDTYRTSNEQTSEAKKHPFLLVSHRRNEGKPLSVKALDGILPRVGKAVPELAHVHPHVLRHDAVYTLLESMRDELDILTPEDRTTKVQKVLTYAFGWSHGSHMPSLYGAKFWREEANKAMRKRSDRFKTIRDSVNTKNREEGLQSESVDFST comes from the coding sequence GTGGGTCACCAGATCATAGAAATAAGGATCAATGGTGCTAGAAGAAAGGTATTGGTGCAAGAGCACATTCCTGCTTACTACCCGAACCTATATGTGACCCTTGAGCAATCAAGACGGGCATTAAACACGCAACAAAAATATTTGGAACACATCGGGCTATTTGAAGATTTTTTAAAGTTTGAGTCGATCGATTTGATCGCCCGCTTGGAAGAGAGACCAACGTCTCGCTACCTTACAGATGACGAGATTTCCCGCTTTGTCGCTGATGCTGCACTTAACAAGTCGACGCTCGCTAAAAAATTTGCTGGAATCCGCATGTTACCAACGGCTTACTCAACAGTTGGCAGCACACACGCACAGCAGAGACTTGAAGCTGTGCGTGACTACACAATATTTCTTTATGACAAGCTTGGTGAGGAAGCGACACGGGGAGCGGCAATAGACGATATTGTAAGTCGTCTTAACAGGAAGATAAAAGCAGCCAAGCCTTCCTGGAAAAAGACCTCCAACAATGACATCAAAGGCCTGTCGACTGCAGAGCGAGATCGCCTATTAGAAATTATGCATCCAGAAAGCGCAACCAACCCATTTGCTAACAAAGCAATAAAACTTCGAAATTATATAATTTTGTTACTAGGCATTGATATGGGCCTGCGCCGTTCCGAAATGCTCTTGATCAAAGTTGGAGATATCCGGTGGCATAGCAGAGAGCTTTCAGTAATCAACCTCATAAATGAGGAAATTGATCCGCGCACGTTAGCCCCCCAATTCAAAACACACGAGCGTATTCTGGAGATGGGCGACGACCTTGCTTGGGCTCTTAAGCGATATATCGATACTTATCGAACTTCCAATGAGCAAACGTCTGAGGCGAAAAAACACCCTTTTCTGCTTGTCTCTCATAGACGGAATGAGGGCAAGCCACTAAGTGTTAAAGCGCTTGATGGCATTCTACCTCGGGTTGGGAAAGCCGTGCCGGAACTGGCACATGTTCATCCCCATGTGTTGCGTCATGATGCGGTCTACACTCTTCTAGAAAGCATGCGGGATGAGTTGGATATCCTTACGCCCGAGGACCGAACAACCAAGGTGCAAAAAGTACTAACTTATGCTTTCGGATGGAGCCATGGTTCTCATATGCCCAGCCTTTACGGAGCGAAATTCTGGAGAGAAGAAGCGAATAAAGCAATGAGAAAGCGCTCGGATAGATTCAAGACTATCAGAGATAGCGTTAATACAAAAAACCGCGAGGAAGGCTTACAAAGTGAATCCGTCGACTTCAGCACTTAA